GTGACGCTGTCTGTGCCGCCGGATGTGGTGGCGATATTGTCTACGCCGGTGGTGCGGGCGATTTTTCTGACAACGCAAGAGGCGTTGGCAAACATTGCCCGCCATGCGCGGGCCAACCAGGTTTCTATCATCGCCCGGCGGGGGGCTAGAGGGGTGGAATTGGTGATAACGGATAACGGCCGTGGCTTCGACGTCTCAGCCATGAAACAGGCGGTGGGGCATGGTCTGGCCAACATGCGCGCCCGCGCCGAAGAGCTAAAAGGGACGTTTAGGATTCAGACAGCTCCGGGTAAAGGCACAACCATCTGCCTGACTTTCCCCATTCAATAAAGAATCCACCGATCACCAGAAAATTCGTTAAATCCGTGTCATCCGTGTATCAATTTTATTTTTCCGATAGGCTGCTAACAGCCTTCATTCTTTGTGATTGGCGGCAAAGTAATCGAGAAAATCGGTTACGGTGATAATCCCCACCAAATTCTCCCCCTCCACTACCGGCAGCGCACCAAATTTATACATACTTAAAATCTCGGCCGCCCGATAAGCGGGAGTTTCCGGTGAGACAGTGACCGGGTTGGGCGTCATGCAGCTTTCGGCCGTTACCTGATCCAGCAGATCTTCATCCTGACGCCGTTCATGGAGGACCATGGGCGAATTCATGACCAGGCGCACGTCGCGGTCGGTGATAATGCCGACCAATTTGCCATCGGCCACGACGGGCAGATGGCGATACCCCTCTGATTTCATCATGCCGATCATGTCACGCATGGTTGTTTCCGGCGCAATGACATCGGGCACTACTGTCATTAAATCGTATACCGTGAGCATGGTTTACTCCTTCCTGATTGCCCAATAGCGGCAGTATGTCGTCATAATCTAGGCTAAGTTTACCTGATTAGGGAGGTGATGGGCTTGTGGCGAATGTCATGCAAGTGTGATGACGTTTATCCCTCATACGGCCGTTTGCCCACCCTTTTTCGCGTGACATTGATCCCGGCAAAGTATGACATTCGGTACTACAGGGTCCCCTATGATTCACATACACTCTCAGGCAGACTCGTTAACTGGAAGGAATTTTCGCCTGTCATGGAAAAAGTGCGATTGCTGATAATTGATGAACATGAAGCAGTGCGCAATGCCCTGGCAACTCGTCTCAGTTCCTCCCCCGCCATTGCTGTTGTGGCTACAGCCCATGCCTTAAGCCAGGAAAATTCAGCCCAAATGGATGCAGCGGATGTGGCTTTGTATGGGCTGAAGAGCAGCAGCGACGCAGACCTGGACACGACGATTGCTGTGGTGGAAGAGCTGACATGCCGGCGCACGGCCGTCATCATTCTAACTTCTTACGCCGATGATATTGAGCGGGAACTGCTGCTGAAATCTGGCGCGTATCGCTACCTGCTGAAAAACATCAATTCCAACCAGCTTATCGCTGAAATTCTGGAAGTAGCCGCCGAAGTGCGCCGACCAACTTCTTGATGCCCGAACGCCGTTTACGGCCGTTGCCCCTCTCCCATCCACCCTCATCTAACCTGATTGACTACACGACAAAAGCTGCCCGGCATTCTGTTCATTTTGCGTTTCTCCGCGTCTCACGATTAGCAGCAACCTGGATTCAGCGCGTAACACCGTTTTGTGGCAGACCCACGACTTCTTATAGATTCAATTCGACAAAATAGTAGACCATATGTTCTAATTATGGTATAATGGATTTGTTGTCGGCCATTTTAGAATAAAAGCAAAAGGAGATTCACATGCAAATCATGACGACTTACCCCAATGGTATTTTTAACTGGGTGGACCTGACCACTACCGACCCGGAAGGAGCCAAAGCATTTTACTGCGAGCTGTTTGGCTGGGAGGCAAAAAACCTGCCGACTGGCGGCGGCCCAGATTACGTCATGTTCCGAATGAATGGTTATAATGTGGCCGGGGGCGGCGCCATGCCCCCAGACATGGAGGCGCAAGGCATACCACCATTTTGGGCTTCTTACATCAAACACGACAACGTAGACGACATTGCCGCAAAAATTACGGCCGCCGGAGGCGCCTTGATCATGCCGCCCATGGACGTAATGGAAGAAGGACGCATGGTAATGGCCACGGACCCACACGGCGCAACGTTTGGCGTATGGCAGCCGGCCAACCACATCGGCGCGCAGCTGGTAAATGTGCCTGGAGCGCTTGTCTGGAACGAGCTGCAAACCCGCGACACGGCCGCCGCCCAATCGTTTTTCGGGGCTGTATTTGGCTGGACGTTTGATACGGACGAGAATGGGTATGTGATGTGTAATGTAGACGGCCGTACCCAGGCCGGTATGATGGCCATAGATGAAAGTTGGGGCGACGTTCCACCCAATTGGGCCGTTTACTTCATGGTGACAGACGTGGAAGCCAGCGCCGCCAAAGTACAAGAATTGGGCGGCAATCTGCTCCTTCCCAGCACCCCTGCCGGAGAAATGGGCAAATTTGCCGTCGTTCAGGACCCGCAGGGCGGCGTTTTTACCATCATGCAATTCGATGGTCCGGTTGACCCGCCACCGGGGTATTGAGCATCTTTCACCCAGCCCTGACAGGTGGCCGGAAACCTGTCAGGGCTGGCAGAATATCTCATTCCGCAACAATCAAGGCGATGTCCAAAATTTCCACCTGAAAGCTGTGACCGGAAGCCACCAGGCTGACATCTTCAATAAATGCTGGCAGCGGCGCGCCCTGGCGGGCCAATTCTGTCAACAGATCTGCCTCGTAGAAGAAAATCTGACCCAGCGGAATTCGTTGATGGGTGTCTTGTACAACGGCACACGAGATGCAGGCGTCTGGCGTTGTTGGTGAAGGGTCGCCGCTGCTAAAAAAACCATGCTGCCAGGTGCGCTTCACGCCGCGGTCATCGGTGTAATTGACCCGCACAAACAGGGGACATTCACTGCCCTGAATGCCACAGACACCCAGGCTGTGACCAACAATCTGAAAAGTAAGCAGCAGCCGCAGGGCTTCATAGTCTGTCACATCTTGCCCGATGACTTGCCGCAGCCGCACGTCGGCATGACCAATGCCTTCACGGGCGAAGGCCACTGCCGGTTCGCCGCCCACTTCCACAATTTCCGACCGGCCGCCCGGTTGATCCGCTAATTCGACATTCCAAACATACAGGGACCACTCGGCCCAACTGTCATAAAAATCACCATTACGCACCAGGTTGCGACTGCTGGTTAGCGGGCCAACTGGCTGACGGTCAGCAGCGATCTCTGCCCGCTGACCAGACTCCAGCCGCAGATTTTGGGCGGCGGCCAATACGTCGGCCCGGCCGTCTTGCACAGAGACCTGGGCGGCGGCGCTGTCTACCACCAAGGCATATTGTCCTGCCTCGGCAATGGAAACCTGGCCATGAGGCGTGTTGATGACGATGAGTAACGGCCGTATTCCGTCCTGGGGCATGGTAATTTGGATACGGCCGTGTTCCAGGTACATCTGCAAAAGCTGCGCTTCGTCGCTGGCGGTAAAACGGGGCGCATTGGCTTCTTCCACAACAACCAATGACCGGCTGTAAATTTGCAGCCGGGTTAACAGGGTTTGTGGCTCATCGGGTGGGTAGACAAGCAGCGAGGCGGTGGAGGTCTCATCTGTCAGAATACGCGAGCCGATTTCGGCCGGCAGGCCGGTTTCACCAACCAGCACAACACGGGATTCACCGGAAAGGTATTCGACGCGCACGGTTCCCTGGTTGGCCTGGACGATGGTCCCCAGCCCTTTTTTCATGTTTTGTAGGGCAGCATTCACGCTCACCGGAACGGCCACCGTTATAATCATGCAGGCGGCAAAACTGACCAGCAGTACAATCCAGGACAGCCGCTGCCGTTCAACATATGCTTCTTCACTGTAATGGGTCATAACCAACGCACCCTAAAGCCGGCAAACTCGCCAGTTGCCGGACTTCGCTCCGATTCCACCCGATCCACATGGGCCGCAGGCGAGCCATAGCGCAAAAATTGGGCCAATTGATTGAGCTGCGGTTCTGGCCCTTCGGCGACAACACGCACGGAGCCATCGGACTGATTGGCGACCCAACCGGTAAGCTGCAAACGATGCGCCTCGCGTTCCGTGAAATAGCGGAAGTTGACCCCTTGCACACGGCCGTATACCACAGCTTCTAATCGTTCATCCATTCCCGAACACTCCCGCGCGGGCGACACCCATCGTCACCGCTCACCATTTATTATACCTGGCCGGTGCGGCTGGCTCAGGCTGCGTAGGGCGATCAACGAACAATCATGCCGCATTCGTCGTCTGCTGATGGCCGGCTGCCAGGTGGCGCAAAATGCGCCCGGCAATGCCCGGCCCACCATATACCAGGCCGGTATAAAGCTGGACCAGCTTTGCACCGGCATCCAGTTTGGCCTGCACATCAGCGGCGGTAGACACGCCACCCACGCCGATAATCGGCAGGCGGCTGCCGGTTTGCCGGGCGATATAGGCGATGATTTCAGTGCTGCGGGCAGCTAACGGCCGTCCACTCAATCCCCCATCTTCCTGTACAGCCGACTGCAACCCAACCCGGCCGAGGGTGGTGTTGGTGGCAATCAGGCCATCCACGCCGGCCGTCTGTACAGCGTCCAGGATTTCATCCAGCTCAGCCCAGGTAAGGTCCGGGGCGATTTTGACGAGTAACGGCCGTGGGCGTATCTGGTGCTTTTGCGCCAGACGGCCGTTCTCTGCCACCAACACACCCAATAAATGCGCCAGATAGCTGCCACCTTGCAGCTCGCGCAGCCCTGGCGTGTTGGGCGAACTGATATTGATCGCCAGGTAGTCGGCATAGGGATACACAGCGTGCATCACCAGGAGATAATCTTTGTCGGCTTCGGCCAGGGGAGTTTGTTTCTGTTTTCCCAGACTGACGCCCAGGATAAACGGCCGTTCCCCAGCCGCCAACGGCTGTTCCCCAGCCGCCAATGCCCGCAGCCGGGGCAGCGCCCGCACCACCCCGCCATTGGGAAAGCCCATGCGATTAATGATGGCCTGGTCTTCTGGCAGGCGAAATACACGCGGCTTGGGGTTGCCGGCCTGCGGCCAGGGCGTCAGCGTGCCCACTTCCACATGCCCAAAACCCAACATGCCTAATCCGGCGGCCACCCGCGCATCTTTGTCAAAGCCGGCGGCAATGCCCAACACGTTGGGAAACGTCAGGCCAAAAGCATCCACCGGGCTGAGGGGAATATTGCCGGCAATGCGCCGCAGCACAGATTGGCCGCCGGTGCTGTTTTGCGCCTTTTCCAGAGCCACGAGGGTGCGATCGTGGGCGGTTTCGGCGTCTATTTTCTTGAACACAGGGAAGAACAGCTTATCGTAGAGTGTCATGGGCAGAATTGTAATGGAATCGCGGAAGAGCGTCCATGTGGCACAAAAAAGTCCCTGGCAGTTTTTAATGCCAGGGACCGGAACTCCTCATAAACAGCGCTAGCAGCTTGTCGGAGAAGATACGTTTCTCCGAACAAAAATGATTTCGGTGTAAACTTTGGGTATGGCAAGAAAATTCAGAACTGCTGATTACGAAAAGACCCTGGACCTGCAAATCACCTTGCGCGATGTCCTGCCACCCGACCATTTGGCTCGCTTCATTGTCGCTGTCGTCGCCCAACTTGATTTGGGGATCATGTAGAAAGTATAGTGAGCAGGTGCGCCACCATACGCCCCGGAAGTGATGTTGGGATTGCTGTTCTACAGCTATGCCAGCGGCGTATTCAGTTCGCGCAAGATTGAACGCGCCACCCATGAGGTGATTCCCTTTCGTTTCATTACCGGTGACATGCACCCCGACCATGACACGTTGCGGCTTTCCGCCACAATTTCTGGCTGAACTGAAAGAGTTGTTTGTCCAGATACTGTTGATTGCCCAGGCGATGGGCTATTTGCAATTGGGTAACGTCAGTCTGGATGGCAGCAAAATCCATGCCGATGCGTCCAAGAGCAAAGCGGTCGTTACCAGCGGCTGTTGGCTATCGAAGCCTATCTGCAAGCCAAGTCGAGGAGTTGTTCACTTTGGCTGAGGTTGCCGATGGAGGACAACTGCCCGAAGAGATGAACATTCCCGATGAGATTGCCCGACGCCAGCAGCAATTGGCGCGGCTGGCCGAAGCCAAGAAGGTGCTGGAGGAACGCGCCCAGGCCCGGTATGAAGCCGGCAAGCCGAATACGAGGCCAAGATGCAAGCCCGGGCCGAAAAGACCGACCCACAGGGAAAAAGCCGCCGGGCAAACCACCGCAGCCACCCACTCCAGGACCCAGAGATAAAGACCAGTACAACTTCACCGACCCGAATCGCGCATCATGAAAACGCCACCAACAGCGGCTTGACCAACATTATAACGTCCAGGTAGTGGTTGACCATGACAGTCGTCTGGTAGTGGGCAATTGGTTGTGTGACCATACCAACGATAAACAGGCCGCCCTGCCAACTCTCGACACCGTACCACCAGTCGTGGGTCACGAAAAGGTCAATTTGGACACCGGCTATTTCAGCGAAACAACATCGCCAGCTTGGAAGCGCGGCATTGACCCCCATCGCCACCGGTCGCCCACACCATCAGGGTTGGCGTGCCTTTTCCTGGACAATCCCAACCCGCCCCCAATGATGCTTCCGTCAAAGAGCAAATGGCTTACAAACTGCAGACCACCCTCGGCAAAGCCCACCTGCGCAAATCGACGGTTGAACCGGTTATCGGTATCGAAACCGGGTTCCGCGTTCTCTGCGAGGCCTGGTTGCTGCCGGTGGCGAATGGACATTGGTTTGTCGGCTTACAACTTGAAACTTGCATCCTTGTGGTATGGGGCGTTATTGCCCCCCCTTGCCCAAACGGGCTAAAACCGTGCAAAATCATGGTAATGAGGCAAATATGAGTTGCAAACTGCTTGTCTTGATGCTTTGAAATCGTTATTTGTCTATCATCGGGCCTTCAGAAGATATTTTTCCGACAGCCTGCTAGGGAAGGGGTAGCGGATGGTGGATGACGGCCGTATCAAACCAGCTAATCATCATCCAGGCGCAGCAGTGACAGGAACGCCTCCTGCGGCACTTCCACATTGCCGATCATCTTCATGCGCTTCTTGCCTTTCTTTTGCTTTTCCAGCAATTTCTTCTTGCGCGTAATGTCGCCGCCATAACACTTTGCCAGCACATCCTTGCGCAGCGCCTTCACATTAGCCCGGCTCACCACTCGATTGCCAACGGCCGCCTGAATCGGCACTTCAAACATTTGCCGGGGTATCTCTTTTTTCAACTGCGTCACCAACCGCTGCCCGCGGTGATAAGCGTCATCCTCATGCACGATCATCGCCAGGGCGTCGACCGGCTGCTTGTTGACCAACACATCCAATTTCACCAATGGCGACGTCCGGTAGCCGGAAAATTCATAATCCATCGAAGCATAACCGCGCGTCGCGCTCTTCAAGCGATCATAAAAGCTGACGATCATTTCCGCCAAGGGCAGATCAAACTTCAGCACCACCCGGCCAGGAGCCGGATATTCCTGGCCCACAAATTCACCGCGGCGTTTAATCGCCAAATCCACGATCACGCCATAATAACTGTCGGGCGTAAAAATTTGCACGTGCATCCACGGCTCACGGATTTCATCTATGATGCTTGGGTCTGGCAGATCGGCCGGACTTTCAATAATAACCGTCTCGCCGGTATTCGCCATGACAACTTCATAACGCACGCTGGGAGCAGTCGCCACCAGGTCCAGGTCGTATTCTCGTTCTAACCGTTCCTGGATGATTTCCATGTGGAACATGCCCAAAAAGCCGCAGCGAAAACCAAAATTAAGCGCGTCGGAGGTTTCCGGTTCAAACACCAGCGATGCGTCATTGAGTTGCAGGCGTTCCAGGGCTTCTTTGAGTAAGGAATAATCTTCACCTTCAGTCGGATAAAAACCGGCAAACACCATCGGCTTAACGGCTTCGTAGCCAGGCAGGGGGGTTTCGGCCGATTTATCCTTCAGGGTAATGGTGTCGCCGACGCGACATTCGCGCACAGTTTTGAGGCCGGTAGCCACGTAACCTACTTCACCGGCCGTCAGTTCTTGCACCGGTTTCATGGCCGGGCTGAAAATGCCGATTTCAATCGGTTCAGTCACCACGGCGTTGGACATCATTTTGATCCATTGGCGATCTTTGAGTCTGCCGGCGAACAAGCGCACATAGGCAATAACCCCTTTATAGGAATCGTAATGGGAATCAAAGACGAGGGCCTGGAGGGGGGCGTCGGCTTCGCCAGATGGCGGCGGGACGCGGCGCACAATGGCTTCCAACACAGCTTCGATGTTGGTGCCCATTTTAGCGCTGATGGGTATCACTTCTTCGGCCGGAATGCCGGTGATGTTCTCGATCTCTTCGGCGACGTCGTCAGGCAGGGCGGCCGGTAAATCGATTTTGTTGACAACGGGGATGATTTCCAGGTCAGCCTCAACCGCCAGGTAGAGGTTGGCCAGGGTTTGGGCTTCAATACCCTGAGTAGCGTCTACAACAAGTATGGCCCCTTCACAGCTAAGCAGCGCCCGGCTGACTTCGTAGCCGAAGTCTACATGGCCGGGTGTGTCTATCAGGTTCATTTCATAGGTCTGACCATCTTTGGCGGTGTAACTCATGCGCACAGCCGAGGCTTTGATGGTAACACCCTTTTCACGTTCCAGGTCCATATTGTCCAGGACCTGTTCTTGCATTTCCCGCTCGGACAACGTGCCGGTCGCCTGCAACATGCGATCCGCCAGCGTGGATTTGCCGTGATCAATATGGGCAATGATACAAAAATTACGGATATGGCTCTGATTCATGCGGCCAAGTATAACAAATTGGCGCAGTAAAGGGTAAAACGGACAGGGGCGGATTGGCATTCTCCGCCCCTATGTCCACTCGACGGCAAAACTGTTCAGGCAACAACGATTCTATGGGTGAGCCCTTGAATAAACTCTTCCAGGTTTTGGTTGGTATTACGGAGGAGAGACGGCCGCTGCGTAACCACCTGTGTCACATCGTCAGCCAAATCACTGCCGCTGTCCGTCACAATCACCATACCGTTGCCAGCATTCAACGTTTTTAGCATTGTTTTGATACGCGCATCGTGCCGCAAAACGTCACCATTTCGACCACCAGATGGCAAAATGAGCCAGCAATCTTGTTCAAAGTCAATCGGTTTGTCCGCCAGAGAAAAGTCCGCCTTTAAGGCTACCCCTTGTCGGCTGAACACCAGTCCGTCAAACAGGCTGACGCTTTTGATCGGCAGGCCCGCCTGGCGAAACTGATGCAAGAAGTGAATAACCTCTAGCTCATCAAACCCGTCGCCTATCAAGATGTACGCCGGTGCTCGCTTCTTCTTCTTGTTGCGATATGGTAACGACATGATTATCCTCGCGTTGTTAGCTGCCCCTCGAAACCATTCATGTTAACGTTTTGCTTGCCGATGAACCGCAGCTAGAACCCGCCGAGTTGGCAGGAGCCAGCGCTGCTGCCAACGCAGAAACCATCTAAATTTGCACCGCCGGTGGCAGCTAATTGAACAAAGCCTGTTGTCGTTGAAGCAAACAAGACGGCCGCTAACAAAACGAACAAAACTATAACCACAACGAACACTTTCACATTTTTAGACATCGTAATTCTCCTTTTCCCGATTCTCCAAGATATTTATTTTTCCTTTGCCTTCAACAAAGGTATGGATACCTTACACAATTTTTCCCATTTTGATCTGCAAACTAGCTGCAAACTAGCTACAAATCAACTACAAATTTGCCGAAAAATGTCCGTTTCTTGCGTTAACTGGCGTATCTGATCTATGATCGCTTGTAGAATTTAAGTCGGGAACAAATGATTCCGCTGTGAAAAGCATGGTGAAATACGGTTCTATTGTTAGCTGGGATGGGATTCTTCCTCGAAGACTCGTCAGAATGACCAGGTTCTACTAACCTATGATCACTGTAGTTTTCACTAACAGGTTGGCGGAGAACTCAAGATAGGTACACGAATTGGACGGATAGGACGGATTTTCACAGACAAATCACCAGAAAATCCGTGTAAATCCGTGTCATCCGTGTACCAATTTTTACTTTTCCGACAGGCTGCTGGATTTGTTACGATTAAACCCGTCGAGAGACTCAAAGGGTTGTACGTTGTTGAGAGATACCCTTCGGGTCTTCTCGTCACCTGAATTGGGAAGATACCGATGACACGCAAATTAATAACCCCGGATGACGTGATCGAAGCGCTGCGGGTATGGCATGGCAACGAAACATCTAATTGGCCGCTGGCGCATCTACGCATAGGATTGGAAGCTGCTTACAACGAAGAGGCTTATAGCAGCCTGGCTGAAGGAGGCCCCTCAGCGCAGAATCGGGCGATTTTGAGCTGGGGTCTGGCTGTGCTGCGCTCTGTTTCGCCAGAAGCGGAAGATTTGCTGCGCGAACGATTTGAACATCGCCGGGACGTACTGGCCGTTTCCAATCGTTTGAACGTGTCGGAATCC
This genomic stretch from Candidatus Leptovillus gracilis harbors:
- a CDS encoding VOC family protein, translated to MTTYPNGIFNWVDLTTTDPEGAKAFYCELFGWEAKNLPTGGGPDYVMFRMNGYNVAGGGAMPPDMEAQGIPPFWASYIKHDNVDDIAAKITAAGGALIMPPMDVMEEGRMVMATDPHGATFGVWQPANHIGAQLVNVPGALVWNELQTRDTAAAQSFFGAVFGWTFDTDENGYVMCNVDGRTQAGMMAIDESWGDVPPNWAVYFMVTDVEASAAKVQELGGNLLLPSTPAGEMGKFAVVQDPQGGVFTIMQFDGPVDPPPGY
- a CDS encoding CBS domain-containing protein; protein product: MLTVYDLMTVVPDVIAPETTMRDMIGMMKSEGYRHLPVVADGKLVGIITDRDVRLVMNSPMVLHERRQDEDLLDQVTAESCMTPNPVTVSPETPAYRAAEILSMYKFGALPVVEGENLVGIITVTDFLDYFAANHKE
- the yccX gene encoding acylphosphatase, yielding MDERLEAVVYGRVQGVNFRYFTEREAHRLQLTGWVANQSDGSVRVVAEGPEPQLNQLAQFLRYGSPAAHVDRVESERSPATGEFAGFRVRWL
- a CDS encoding response regulator transcription factor, with protein sequence MEKVRLLIIDEHEAVRNALATRLSSSPAIAVVATAHALSQENSAQMDAADVALYGLKSSSDADLDTTIAVVEELTCRRTAVIILTSYADDIERELLLKSGAYRYLLKNINSNQLIAEILEVAAEVRRPTS
- a CDS encoding DJ-1/PfpI family protein; the encoded protein is MSLPYRNKKKKRAPAYILIGDGFDELEVIHFLHQFRQAGLPIKSVSLFDGLVFSRQGVALKADFSLADKPIDFEQDCWLILPSGGRNGDVLRHDARIKTMLKTLNAGNGMVIVTDSGSDLADDVTQVVTQRPSLLRNTNQNLEEFIQGLTHRIVVA
- a CDS encoding quinone-dependent dihydroorotate dehydrogenase, which encodes MTLYDKLFFPVFKKIDAETAHDRTLVALEKAQNSTGGQSVLRRIAGNIPLSPVDAFGLTFPNVLGIAAGFDKDARVAAGLGMLGFGHVEVGTLTPWPQAGNPKPRVFRLPEDQAIINRMGFPNGGVVRALPRLRALAAGEQPLAAGERPFILGVSLGKQKQTPLAEADKDYLLVMHAVYPYADYLAINISSPNTPGLRELQGGSYLAHLLGVLVAENGRLAQKHQIRPRPLLVKIAPDLTWAELDEILDAVQTAGVDGLIATNTTLGRVGLQSAVQEDGGLSGRPLAARSTEIIAYIARQTGSRLPIIGVGGVSTAADVQAKLDAGAKLVQLYTGLVYGGPGIAGRILRHLAAGHQQTTNAA
- a CDS encoding transposase — encoded protein: MLGLLFYSYASGVFSSRKIERATHEVIPFRFITGDMHPDHDTLRLSATISG
- the lepA gene encoding elongation factor 4; amino-acid sequence: MNQSHIRNFCIIAHIDHGKSTLADRMLQATGTLSEREMQEQVLDNMDLEREKGVTIKASAVRMSYTAKDGQTYEMNLIDTPGHVDFGYEVSRALLSCEGAILVVDATQGIEAQTLANLYLAVEADLEIIPVVNKIDLPAALPDDVAEEIENITGIPAEEVIPISAKMGTNIEAVLEAIVRRVPPPSGEADAPLQALVFDSHYDSYKGVIAYVRLFAGRLKDRQWIKMMSNAVVTEPIEIGIFSPAMKPVQELTAGEVGYVATGLKTVRECRVGDTITLKDKSAETPLPGYEAVKPMVFAGFYPTEGEDYSLLKEALERLQLNDASLVFEPETSDALNFGFRCGFLGMFHMEIIQERLEREYDLDLVATAPSVRYEVVMANTGETVIIESPADLPDPSIIDEIREPWMHVQIFTPDSYYGVIVDLAIKRRGEFVGQEYPAPGRVVLKFDLPLAEMIVSFYDRLKSATRGYASMDYEFSGYRTSPLVKLDVLVNKQPVDALAMIVHEDDAYHRGQRLVTQLKKEIPRQMFEVPIQAAVGNRVVSRANVKALRKDVLAKCYGGDITRKKKLLEKQKKGKKRMKMIGNVEVPQEAFLSLLRLDDD